Proteins from one Pongo abelii isolate AG06213 chromosome 7, NHGRI_mPonAbe1-v2.0_pri, whole genome shotgun sequence genomic window:
- the NAPRT gene encoding nicotinate phosphoribosyltransferase translates to MASRAAPKPHDKPHTECAIGRGASRGRGGAGRSPDVGSGMAAEQDPEGRAAARPLLTDLYQATMALGYWRAGRARDAAEFELFFRRCPFDGAFALAAGLRDCVRFLRAFRLRDADVQFLASVLPPDTDPAFFEHLRALDCSEVTVRALPEGSLAFPGVPLLQVSGPLLVVQLLETPLLCLVSYASLVATNAARLRLIAGPEKRLLEMGLRRAQGPDGGLTASTYSYLGGFDSSSNVLAGQLRGVPVAGTLAHSFVTSFSGSEVPPDPMLAPAAGEGPGVDLAAKAQVWLEPVCAHLGLGVQEPHPGERAAFVAYALAFPRAFQGLLDSYSVWRSGLPNFLAVALALGELGYRAVGVRLDSGDLLQQAQEIRKVFRAAAAQFQVPWLESVSIAVSNNIDEEALARLAQEGSEVNVIGIGTSVVTCPQQPSLGGVYKLVAVGGQPRMKLTEDPEKQTLPGSKAAFRLLGSDGSLLMDVLQLAEEPEPQAGQELRVWPPGAQEPCTVRPAQVEPLLRLCLQQGQLCEPLPSLAESRALAQLSLSQLSPEHRRLRSPAQYQVVLSERLQALVNSLRAGPSP, encoded by the exons ATGGCGTCCCGTGCCGCTCCCAAACCGCACGATAAGCCCCACACGGAGTGCGCCATAGGCCGGGGCGCGTCacggggccggggcggggcgggccGGAGTCCGGACGTCGGGAGCGGGATGGCGGCGGAGCAGGACCCCGAGGGGCGCGCGGCGGCGCGGCCGCTCCTCACTGACCTCTACCAGGCCACCATGGCGCTGGGCTATTGGCGCGCGGGCCGGGCGCGGGACGCCGCCGAGTTCGAGCTCTTCTTCCGCCGCTGCCCGTTCGATGGCGCCTTCGCCTTGGCCGCCGGCTTGCGCGACTGTGTGCGCTTCCTGCGCGCCTTCCGCCTGCGGGACGCCG ACGTGCAGTTCCTGGCCTCGGTGCTGCCCCCAGACACGGACCCTGCGTTCTTCGAGCACCTTCGGGCCCTCGACTGCTCCGAGGTGACGGTGCGAGCCCTGCCCGAGGGCTCCCTCGCCTTCCCGGGC GTGCCGCTCCTGCAGGTGTCCGGGCCGCTCCTGGTGGTGCAGCTGCTGGAGACACCGCTGCTCTGCCTGGTCAGCTACGCCAG CCTGGTGGCCACCAACGCAGCGCGGCTTCGCTTGATCGCAGGGCCAGAGAAGCGGCTGCTAGAGATGGGCCTGAGGCGGGCTCAGGGCCCCGATGGGGGCCTGACAGCCTCCACCTACAGCTACCTGGGCG GCTTCGACAGCAGCAGCAACGTGCTAGCGGGCCAGCTGCGAGGTGTGCCGGTGGCCGGGACCCTGGCCCACTCCTTCGTCACTTCCTTTTCAGGCAGCGAGGTGCCCCCTGACCCG ATGTTGGCACCAGCAGCTGGTGAGGGCCCTGGGGTGGACCTGGCAGCCAAAGCCCAGGTGTGGCTGGAGCCCGTGTGTGCCCacctggggctgggggtgcaggAGCCGCACCCAGGCGAGCGGGCAGCCTTTGTGGCCTATGCCTTGGCTTTTCCCCGGGCCTTCCAGGGCCTCCTGGACTCCTACAGCGTGTGGAG GAGTGGTCTGCCCAACTTCCTAGCAGTCGCCCTGGCCTTGGGAGAGCTGGGCTACCGGGCAGTGGGCGTGAGGCTGGACAGTGGCGACCTGCTACAGCAGGCTCAGGAGATCCGCAAGGTCTTCCGAGCTGCTGCAGCGCA GTTCCAGGTGCCCTGGCTGGAGTCAGTCTCCATCGCAGTCAGCAACAACATTGACGAGGAGGCGCTGGCCCGACTGGCCCAGGAG ggcagTGAGGTGAATGTCATTGGCATTGGCACCAGTGTGGTCACCTGCCCCCAACAGCCTTCCCTGGGCGGCGTCTATAAG CTGGTGGCCGTCGGAGGCCAGCCGCGAATGAAGCTGACCGAGGACCCTGAGAAGCAGACGTTGCCTGGGAGCAAGGCTGCTTTCCGGCTCCTGGGCTCTGACG GGTCTCTACTCATGGACGTGCTGCAGTTAGCAGAAGAGCCGGAGCCAcaggctgggcaggagctgagggTGTGGCCTCCAGGGGCCCAGGAGCCCTGTACCGTGAGGCCAGCCCAGGTGGAGCCACTACTGCGGCTCTGCCTCCAGCAGGGACAG TTGTGTGAGCCGCTCCCATCCCTGGCAGAGTCTAGAGCCTTGGCCCAGCTGTCCCTGAGCCAACTCAGCCCTGAGCACAGGCGGCTGCGGAGCCCTGCACAGTACCAG GTGGTGCTGTCCGAGAGGCTGCAGGCCCTGGTGAACAGTCTGCGTGCAGGGCCGTCCCCCTGA
- the EEF1D gene encoding elongation factor 1-delta isoform X10, translated as MATNFLAHEKIWFDKFKYDDAERRFYEQMNGPVAGASRQSSGPGASSGPSGDHSELVVRIASLEVENQSLRGVVQELQQAISKLEARLNVLEKSSPGHRATTPQTQHVSPMRQVEPPAKKPATPAEDDEDDDIDLFGSDNEEEDKEAAQLREERLRQYAEKKAKKPALVAKSSILLDVKPWDDETDMAQLEACVRSIQLDGLVWGASKLVPVGYGIRKLQIQCVVEDDKVGTDLLEEEITKFEEHVQSVDIAAFNKI; from the exons ATGGCTACAAACTTCTTAGCACATGAGAAGATCTGGTTCGACAAGTTCAAATATGACGACGCAGAAAGGAGATTCTACGAGCAGATGAACGGGCCTGTGGCAGGTGCCTCCCGCCAG AGCTCAGGCCCCGGGGCCTCCAGCGGCCCCAGCGGAGACCACAGCGAGCTCGTCGTCCGGATCGCCAGTCTAGAAGTGGAGAACCAGAGCCTGCGTGGCG TGGTACAGGAGCTGCAGCAGGCCATCTCCAAGCTGGAGGCCCGGCTGAACGTGCTGGAGAAGAGCTCGCCTGGCCACCGGGCCACGACCCCGCAGACCCAG CATGTCTCTCCCATGCGCCAAGTGGAGCCCCCAGCCAAGAAGCCAGCCACACCAGCAGAGGATGACGAGGATGACGACATTGACCTGTTTGGCAGCGACAATGAGGAGGAGGACAAAGAGGCGGCACAGCTGCGGGAGGAGCGGCTACGGCAGTACGCGGAGAAGAAGGCCAAGAAGCCTGCACTAGTGGCCAAGTCCTCCATCCTGCTGGATGTCAAGCCT TGGGACGATGAGACGGACATGGCCCAGCTGGAGGCCTGTGTGCGCTCTATCCAGCTGGACGGGCTGGTCTGGGGGGCTTCCAAGCTGGTGCCCGTGGGTTATGGTATCCGGAAGCTACAGATTCAGTGTGTGGTGGAGGACGACAAGGTGGGGACAGACTTGCTGGAGGAGGAGATCACCAAGTTTGAGGAGCAC GTGCAGAGTGTCGATATCGCAGCTTTCAACAAGATCTGA
- the EEF1D gene encoding elongation factor 1-delta isoform X9 gives MATNFLAHEKIWFDKFKYDDAERRFYEQMNGPVAGASRQENGASVILRDIARARENIQKSLAGSSGPGASSGPSGDHSELVVRIASLEVENQSLRGVVQELQQAISKLEARLNVLEKSSPGHRATTPQTQHVSPMRQVEPPAKKPATPAEDDEDDDIDLFGSDNEEEDKEAAQLREERLRQYAEKKAKKPALVAKSSILLDVKPWDDETDMAQLEACVRSIQLDGLVWGASKLVPVGYGIRKLQIQCVVEDDKVGTDLLEEEITKFEEHVQSVDIAAFNKI, from the exons ATGGCTACAAACTTCTTAGCACATGAGAAGATCTGGTTCGACAAGTTCAAATATGACGACGCAGAAAGGAGATTCTACGAGCAGATGAACGGGCCTGTGGCAGGTGCCTCCCGCCAG GAGAACGGCGCCAGCGTGATCCTCCGTGACATTGCGAGAGCCAGAGAGAACATCCAGAAATCCCTGGCTGGA AGCTCAGGCCCCGGGGCCTCCAGCGGCCCCAGCGGAGACCACAGCGAGCTCGTCGTCCGGATCGCCAGTCTAGAAGTGGAGAACCAGAGCCTGCGTGGCG TGGTACAGGAGCTGCAGCAGGCCATCTCCAAGCTGGAGGCCCGGCTGAACGTGCTGGAGAAGAGCTCGCCTGGCCACCGGGCCACGACCCCGCAGACCCAG CATGTCTCTCCCATGCGCCAAGTGGAGCCCCCAGCCAAGAAGCCAGCCACACCAGCAGAGGATGACGAGGATGACGACATTGACCTGTTTGGCAGCGACAATGAGGAGGAGGACAAAGAGGCGGCACAGCTGCGGGAGGAGCGGCTACGGCAGTACGCGGAGAAGAAGGCCAAGAAGCCTGCACTAGTGGCCAAGTCCTCCATCCTGCTGGATGTCAAGCCT TGGGACGATGAGACGGACATGGCCCAGCTGGAGGCCTGTGTGCGCTCTATCCAGCTGGACGGGCTGGTCTGGGGGGCTTCCAAGCTGGTGCCCGTGGGTTATGGTATCCGGAAGCTACAGATTCAGTGTGTGGTGGAGGACGACAAGGTGGGGACAGACTTGCTGGAGGAGGAGATCACCAAGTTTGAGGAGCAC GTGCAGAGTGTCGATATCGCAGCTTTCAACAAGATCTGA